From a region of the Hymenobacter jejuensis genome:
- a CDS encoding YgaP family membrane protein, translated as MHQNLSSFDRVIRILLATVLTGIISRQDLSTPMLMAWLLLPLALLATGVAGYSPLYALLGISTHRRRPQS; from the coding sequence ATGCATCAAAATCTAAGTTCCTTCGATCGGGTGATCCGCATTCTGCTGGCTACCGTCCTGACCGGCATCATCTCGCGGCAGGACCTGAGCACGCCCATGCTCATGGCCTGGCTTCTCCTGCCGCTCGCCTTGCTGGCGACGGGCGTTGCCGGCTACAGCCCGCTGTATGCCCTGTTGGGCATTAGCACGCACCGCCGTCGGCCACAAAGCTGA
- a CDS encoding SRPBCC family protein: protein MKAATALGWMTFALAAYAWLARPRLARWGATAEEVQLAYPGDELLPYPTYSTVRAITVAAPPAAIMPWLRQLGVDKGGFYSYDWLERLIGLPVHSADVVLPQFQQPQPGDVLQLGPMGGPRLARQPDAEHLVFFGRLVPGTENLWSFHLRPLSRMRTRLVAVSRFRYPPTLPNFLLWRGAVEPLHALMEARMLRGIRARAEHLAQQQRALAA from the coding sequence ATGAAAGCTGCAACGGCATTGGGCTGGATGACGTTCGCCTTGGCGGCTTACGCTTGGTTGGCCCGCCCGCGGTTGGCCCGCTGGGGTGCCACCGCCGAGGAAGTGCAGCTGGCTTACCCCGGCGACGAGCTGTTGCCGTACCCCACCTACTCCACTGTCCGGGCGATTACGGTGGCGGCACCACCCGCCGCCATCATGCCCTGGTTGCGGCAGCTAGGCGTCGATAAAGGCGGATTTTATAGCTACGACTGGCTCGAACGGCTCATTGGCCTGCCGGTGCACAGCGCCGATGTGGTGCTGCCGCAGTTTCAGCAGCCGCAGCCCGGCGATGTGTTGCAGCTGGGCCCGATGGGCGGACCGCGCTTGGCGCGCCAACCCGACGCCGAGCACCTCGTCTTCTTCGGGCGCCTGGTGCCGGGCACCGAAAACTTGTGGTCGTTTCACCTGCGGCCGCTCTCCCGGATGCGCACCCGCTTGGTGGCCGTGTCGCGCTTTCGTTACCCACCCACGCTCCCCAACTTCCTGCTGTGGCGCGGGGCCGTTGAGCCCTTGCACGCACTGATGGAAGCCCGGATGCTGCGCGGCATTCGCGCCCGCGCCGAACATCTGGCACAACAGCAGCGGGCGTTGGCGGCTTGA
- a CDS encoding cation-translocating P-type ATPase yields the protein MPVSVEAPPVIAPAAVTGLSDAEAARRLASYGPNAVETVADESWLRVLARQFRSLIVAVLGGAAIFSFAFHDLAEGYAIVGVILLNALIGFWLEWNAQASMAALRRLGVSTARVLREGQVRGIPSDQVTVGDVLLVEAGEVVAADAELFEAQQLQVNESALTGESMPVSKQLTKVPADAPLAEQVNTLFKGTAVVNGTGRAYVTGVGGTTQLGTITQMVQQARHAATPLEAKLDRLAQQLVFITVGLAALFVVAGVLEGKSTYLLLKTAIVLAVAAIPEGMSIVATLALAYGMLRLARRNVLVKRLAAVETLGGTDVIFTDKTGTLTQNQMAVHTIWLPEGRIEFTPGETEIEFNANPLLRSEAYQYLLRVAVLCNNATFSPADADATLGDPLEVALLSLAHTSRFDVPGTQAASRRLAEQPFNSDTRLMATLHASAHVPAWVAVKGAAEEVLHHSAQVQTADGPQPLTATETALWLHRAEELAQSGLRTLALAYRVLDSEDQPDWAHELVWLGLVAFLDPPRAEVIPALAACQHAGIRVIMVTGDHPATALTVARQVHLSADPHTTVLTGAELLNLTAHPNGAGRRQLLQTTVFARVSPAQKLDLVSIYQQQGHIVAMTGDGVNDAPALKKADIGVAMGLRGTQVASEAAALVLRDDSFASIVAAVEQGRIIFTNIRRFVLYLVSCNLSELLVVTTAGLVGVGLGLLPLQILFLNLLTDVFPALALGVGEGSGRVMQHPPRSPRSPVMRPGDWRLATAYAALMTLALLTSYFTAHYQYGLSTTVSNNILFYGLAAAQLLHVFNMAGIGTPLRHNDVFRNRYVWLALALCTGLLLLSYFLPGLRELLGIQQLNSLALTLIVAPAIVMLVFGQLLGWALSRWQRRPRVPH from the coding sequence ATGCCCGTTTCTGTCGAAGCCCCACCCGTCATCGCTCCCGCCGCTGTTACGGGTCTCAGCGACGCCGAAGCCGCGCGGCGACTCGCCTCCTACGGTCCTAATGCAGTGGAAACCGTGGCCGATGAAAGCTGGCTGCGGGTGCTGGCGCGGCAGTTTCGGAGCCTCATCGTGGCCGTGCTAGGGGGCGCGGCCATTTTTTCATTTGCTTTCCACGACCTAGCGGAGGGCTACGCCATTGTGGGCGTCATTCTGCTCAATGCCCTGATCGGCTTCTGGCTGGAATGGAATGCGCAGGCCTCGATGGCGGCCTTGCGCCGGTTGGGGGTAAGCACGGCCCGCGTGCTGCGCGAAGGCCAGGTACGCGGCATCCCATCGGATCAGGTGACGGTGGGCGACGTGCTGCTGGTAGAAGCCGGCGAGGTAGTAGCCGCCGACGCCGAGCTGTTTGAAGCGCAACAGCTTCAGGTCAACGAATCGGCCCTGACCGGCGAATCCATGCCCGTCAGCAAGCAACTTACCAAGGTGCCTGCCGACGCCCCGCTGGCCGAGCAAGTCAACACCTTGTTTAAAGGAACCGCAGTAGTCAATGGTACTGGCCGAGCCTACGTGACAGGCGTGGGCGGCACCACTCAGCTCGGTACCATCACGCAGATGGTGCAGCAGGCCCGCCACGCGGCGACGCCACTGGAGGCCAAGCTCGACCGCCTGGCCCAGCAGCTGGTGTTCATTACCGTGGGCTTGGCGGCGCTGTTTGTAGTAGCCGGCGTGCTGGAGGGCAAATCGACGTATCTGCTGCTCAAAACCGCAATTGTGCTGGCCGTGGCCGCTATTCCGGAAGGTATGTCCATCGTGGCGACGTTGGCCTTAGCGTACGGCATGCTGCGGCTGGCGCGGCGCAACGTGCTGGTAAAACGCTTGGCAGCCGTTGAAACCCTGGGCGGCACTGACGTTATTTTCACCGACAAAACCGGCACCCTTACACAAAATCAGATGGCTGTGCACACCATCTGGCTGCCGGAAGGCCGGATAGAATTTACGCCCGGCGAAACGGAGATTGAGTTTAATGCCAACCCGTTGCTGCGCAGCGAAGCCTACCAGTACCTGCTGCGCGTGGCCGTGCTCTGCAACAACGCTACCTTCTCGCCGGCCGACGCCGATGCCACCCTAGGCGACCCGTTGGAAGTCGCGCTGCTCTCGCTGGCCCACACCAGCCGCTTCGATGTGCCCGGCACCCAAGCCGCTTCGCGGCGGCTGGCCGAGCAGCCCTTTAACTCCGATACCCGCCTGATGGCTACGCTGCACGCCAGCGCCCACGTGCCGGCCTGGGTGGCCGTGAAAGGCGCGGCCGAAGAAGTGTTGCACCACAGCGCCCAGGTACAGACCGCCGACGGGCCGCAGCCGCTCACGGCAACCGAAACCGCGCTGTGGCTACACCGCGCCGAAGAGCTGGCCCAGAGTGGCTTGCGCACGCTGGCGCTCGCTTACCGCGTGCTCGATTCCGAAGACCAGCCGGACTGGGCGCACGAGTTGGTGTGGCTGGGTTTGGTAGCCTTTCTCGATCCGCCCCGGGCAGAAGTGATTCCGGCATTAGCCGCTTGTCAACATGCTGGTATTAGGGTGATTATGGTTACCGGCGACCACCCCGCCACCGCCCTCACCGTGGCCCGGCAGGTACACCTTTCCGCCGACCCTCACACCACCGTACTCACCGGAGCGGAGCTGCTCAACCTGACGGCGCATCCCAACGGTGCCGGTCGCCGTCAGCTGTTGCAAACCACCGTATTCGCCCGCGTGAGCCCGGCCCAAAAGCTCGATCTGGTTAGCATTTATCAGCAGCAGGGACACATTGTGGCCATGACCGGCGACGGCGTTAATGATGCCCCCGCCCTCAAGAAAGCTGATATCGGTGTGGCCATGGGCTTGCGCGGCACTCAGGTGGCCAGTGAAGCTGCCGCTCTGGTGCTGCGCGACGATTCGTTTGCGTCGATTGTGGCGGCGGTAGAGCAAGGACGCATCATTTTCACCAACATCCGGCGCTTCGTGCTGTATCTGGTTTCCTGCAATTTGAGCGAGCTGCTGGTGGTCACGACGGCTGGGTTGGTTGGTGTGGGCTTGGGGCTGCTGCCCTTGCAGATCCTGTTTCTGAACCTGCTGACCGACGTATTCCCTGCCCTTGCCTTGGGGGTTGGCGAGGGCAGTGGCCGCGTCATGCAGCATCCGCCGCGCTCGCCCCGCTCGCCTGTCATGCGGCCCGGCGACTGGCGGCTGGCCACCGCCTACGCCGCCCTCATGACCCTGGCTTTGCTAACCAGTTATTTCACAGCACATTATCAATACGGGTTATCGACTACGGTTAGCAACAACATACTGTTTTATGGCTTGGCCGCGGCCCAGCTGCTGCACGTTTTCAACATGGCCGGCATCGGTACGCCACTGCGGCACAACGACGTGTTTCGCAACCGCTACGTGTGGCTGGCGCTGGCGCTGTGCACGGGGCTGTTGCTGCTCTCCTACTTCCTGCCGGGCCTGCGCGAGCTGTTGGGTATTCAGCAACTAAACTCCCTGGCGCTAACCCTGATTGTAGCCCCCGCGATTGTCATGCTGGTATTTGGGCAGCTTCTGGGGTGGGCCCTGAGCCGGTGGCAGCGCCGCCCTCGGGTGCCGCATTAG
- a CDS encoding universal stress protein, with amino-acid sequence MMRFSLVVLSGFFQAAQRAVQYADSLASALGGRLVLLHVKRASLFDPYVFVGETMRREELDYEKDTSALLAQLVGRLRAPTTVELTTDLLPEVAFDLASRHQPALFVLGLPATERASSELLSTAALDLLRSAQLPMLLVPVATAASALPQRVLIAADGDDFALKDCAAVSELFRALAPELTVVHVSPLDDDETCARALRAVQRSGLTAAVRSVDLRGYQHKSPTGGLLEAIGEQAADLVVVLARPHSYLGELFHRSVTARVIAQSPVPVLVLPVSEPSAPRRKPLHLSADDGMLWPEV; translated from the coding sequence ATGATGCGCTTTTCGCTGGTGGTGCTCAGCGGCTTTTTTCAGGCCGCGCAACGGGCGGTGCAATATGCCGACTCCCTGGCCAGTGCTTTGGGCGGCCGCCTGGTGCTGCTGCACGTTAAGCGCGCTTCTCTCTTCGACCCGTACGTTTTCGTGGGCGAAACCATGCGACGCGAAGAGCTTGATTATGAGAAAGATACCAGCGCGCTACTGGCGCAACTGGTGGGCAGACTGCGGGCGCCCACCACGGTTGAGCTAACCACCGACCTGCTGCCCGAAGTAGCCTTCGACCTTGCTTCACGGCACCAGCCGGCGTTGTTTGTGCTGGGTCTGCCGGCCACCGAGCGTGCTTCCTCGGAGCTGCTGAGCACAGCCGCCCTCGACTTGCTGCGGTCTGCCCAGCTGCCCATGCTGCTGGTGCCCGTCGCGACGGCCGCATCGGCCTTGCCCCAACGGGTACTGATCGCGGCCGACGGCGACGACTTTGCCTTGAAAGACTGCGCCGCCGTGAGTGAGCTGTTTCGGGCCTTGGCGCCAGAGCTGACCGTTGTGCACGTGTCACCCCTGGACGACGATGAAACCTGCGCTCGCGCCTTGCGGGCCGTGCAGCGCAGCGGCCTGACCGCCGCCGTGCGCTCCGTCGATTTGCGGGGCTACCAACACAAAAGCCCGACCGGCGGCTTGCTGGAAGCCATCGGCGAGCAAGCCGCCGACCTTGTGGTGGTGCTGGCCCGCCCGCACAGCTACCTCGGTGAGTTGTTTCACCGCAGCGTCACGGCCCGGGTTATTGCGCAGAGTCCGGTTCCGGTGCTGGTCCTGCCGGTAAGCGAGCCATCGGCGCCACGGCGCAAACCGCTACACCTGTCGGCCGACGACGGCATGCTTTGGCCGGAAGTGTAG
- a CDS encoding universal stress protein, producing MTTPAIVVLTDFFAVSNRALSYAAGLAVPLQSHLVLLHVRHDGLLSPEEYADRHAERNARQTQQALYALAEGQPVPTQVEISEAFLPDAVAEAVRHHQPQLLVLGRPGTATTPVEVVTSAALDVLRHVPFPLLIVPTVGWDTFPPRRLALAVDGDSFSLYDNQHIVSDLLQALQGTLDVIHVVDQHDPGAEAYHRAMHTAQQSGVATALTPEHVRIVYHPKPAEGILQGAVEVKADLLVVVARRHSLLSSLFHRSVTAQLISESPIPVLLLPALD from the coding sequence ATGACGACTCCCGCCATTGTTGTGCTGACCGATTTTTTTGCCGTGTCTAACCGAGCTTTGTCGTACGCGGCAGGGCTGGCCGTGCCGCTTCAGTCGCATCTGGTGCTGCTGCACGTGCGCCACGACGGCTTGCTTTCACCCGAAGAATACGCTGACCGCCACGCGGAGCGCAACGCCCGGCAAACCCAGCAGGCCCTCTACGCGCTGGCCGAAGGCCAACCGGTGCCCACGCAGGTCGAGATTTCCGAGGCGTTTCTGCCCGATGCCGTGGCCGAGGCGGTGCGCCATCACCAGCCCCAGTTGCTTGTGCTAGGTCGCCCCGGCACGGCCACTACGCCCGTGGAGGTAGTGACCAGCGCCGCCCTCGACGTGCTGCGCCATGTGCCTTTCCCGCTGCTGATTGTGCCTACCGTGGGCTGGGACACGTTTCCGCCCCGCCGCCTAGCGCTAGCCGTCGACGGCGACTCGTTCTCCCTGTATGATAACCAACACATTGTGAGCGACTTACTGCAAGCCTTACAGGGCACGCTGGACGTCATTCACGTAGTCGATCAGCACGATCCGGGGGCCGAAGCCTACCACCGGGCCATGCACACGGCCCAGCAAAGCGGGGTGGCCACCGCGCTGACGCCCGAACACGTGCGGATAGTCTACCACCCCAAACCGGCCGAAGGCATTTTGCAAGGTGCCGTCGAAGTGAAGGCTGACTTGCTGGTCGTGGTTGCCCGTCGCCACAGCCTGCTTAGCAGCTTGTTTCACCGCAGCGTTACGGCCCAGCTCATCAGCGAAAGCCCCATTCCGGTGCTGCTTTTGCCCGCACTGGACTGA
- a CDS encoding BON domain-containing protein yields the protein MNPSSATLAPEERLADADITAAIELLFRMKKGVSAHFIHVATDRGLVKLTGSTTSLLSRERAEEIAKAVRGVRGVINELLVRTPVVPDADLLSNVEKALAQDPATADYNVRCFVHDGTVLTEGTVQSWAEQQLVLQVLKSVHGVRQIKNHLHIRGGELTNSDDEITAQIRALLEWDIRVKSTLVTVRTDHGVVHLAGTVGTAVERDHVIALAYLAGASRVEARDLFVAYWALDKELRNQKFAPKADEDIAQAIRDMFGYDPRVRAFEPGTHVSVHDGVATLSGVVSSLAAKRAAGEDAANVVGVFDVRNLLQVRAYYPSPDAAIQRNIKAALARDAFVGHYGFTVNVSNGKAQLYGTVHSHSDQERAEDVAAGVNGVIEVDNHLQVFAAEHFTPAVAAIGEGDVPIHLENIEPDHVLEKRLRNHYYWSARLHDQDINLLIRDGRVTLTGTVDSLLDRKTAATEAYACGARDVNNHLHLRGAA from the coding sequence ATGAACCCCTCGTCTGCCACCCTCGCGCCCGAAGAGCGCCTCGCCGACGCCGACATCACAGCGGCCATCGAACTGCTTTTTCGGATGAAAAAAGGCGTTAGCGCGCATTTCATCCACGTGGCCACCGACCGCGGCCTTGTCAAGCTGACCGGCTCGACTACCAGCCTGCTCTCGCGCGAACGGGCCGAGGAGATTGCCAAAGCCGTGCGCGGCGTGCGCGGCGTAATCAACGAGCTGCTGGTGCGCACGCCCGTCGTGCCCGATGCCGACTTGCTGAGCAACGTCGAGAAAGCGCTGGCCCAAGATCCCGCCACAGCCGACTACAACGTACGCTGCTTCGTCCACGACGGCACCGTGCTGACAGAAGGCACCGTGCAATCGTGGGCCGAACAGCAGCTCGTGCTGCAAGTGCTAAAAAGCGTGCATGGCGTGCGCCAGATCAAAAATCATCTTCACATCCGGGGCGGCGAACTTACCAATTCCGACGACGAAATCACGGCCCAGATCCGGGCGTTGCTGGAGTGGGATATTCGGGTAAAAAGCACCCTGGTTACCGTCCGTACCGATCACGGAGTGGTGCATCTGGCGGGCACGGTGGGCACCGCCGTTGAGCGCGACCACGTGATTGCGCTGGCTTACCTGGCCGGCGCTAGCCGCGTTGAGGCCCGCGACCTGTTTGTGGCCTACTGGGCACTGGACAAGGAACTGCGCAACCAGAAATTCGCTCCCAAAGCCGATGAGGACATAGCCCAGGCCATCCGCGACATGTTTGGCTACGACCCGCGGGTGCGGGCCTTCGAGCCCGGCACCCACGTGAGCGTGCACGATGGCGTGGCAACGCTGAGCGGCGTAGTCAGCAGCCTAGCTGCCAAACGCGCCGCCGGCGAAGATGCGGCCAATGTGGTGGGCGTGTTCGACGTGCGTAACCTGCTGCAAGTGCGCGCCTACTACCCGTCGCCCGACGCGGCCATTCAGCGCAACATCAAAGCTGCGCTGGCCCGCGATGCTTTTGTGGGCCACTACGGTTTTACGGTGAACGTCAGCAACGGCAAGGCGCAGCTCTACGGCACCGTGCATTCGCACTCCGATCAGGAGCGGGCCGAAGACGTAGCCGCGGGCGTCAACGGCGTCATTGAGGTAGACAATCACTTGCAGGTATTTGCTGCTGAGCATTTTACACCCGCGGTAGCCGCCATCGGGGAAGGCGACGTGCCGATTCACCTGGAAAACATCGAGCCCGACCACGTGCTGGAAAAGCGCCTACGCAACCACTACTATTGGTCGGCGCGCCTGCACGACCAGGACATCAACCTGCTGATTCGGGACGGGCGCGTGACCCTCACCGGCACCGTCGATTCCTTGCTCGACCGCAAAACCGCGGCGACCGAAGCCTACGCCTGCGGCGCCCGCGACGTGAATAACCACCTGCACCTGCGCGGTGCGGCCTGA
- a CDS encoding globin family protein, with protein MNTRFLPDLVTPAQRRRFVHLFAARVAADRLLGPAFAGELSVVGHRVSRAECAWWEQALAGKCYTGRLTPEAHQLPLTGQHFAQWCHLLDATLHQHFHGPQATEARGLLRNFATMLAHWQFARQSRQLGSHTIRRVTETLQAA; from the coding sequence ATGAACACTCGCTTCCTTCCCGACCTGGTTACCCCGGCGCAGCGCCGGCGGTTTGTGCACCTGTTTGCCGCGCGCGTGGCCGCCGATCGGCTGCTGGGACCTGCATTTGCCGGGGAGCTTTCCGTCGTGGGCCATCGCGTATCGCGCGCCGAATGTGCATGGTGGGAACAAGCGCTAGCCGGCAAATGCTACACAGGACGCCTGACTCCGGAGGCCCACCAGTTGCCCCTCACCGGGCAGCATTTTGCCCAGTGGTGCCACCTGCTGGACGCCACGCTACACCAACACTTTCACGGGCCGCAGGCAACTGAGGCTCGCGGACTGCTGCGCAACTTTGCCACCATGCTGGCGCATTGGCAGTTCGCTCGCCAAAGCCGCCAGCTGGGGTCGCACACGATTCGCCGCGTCACCGAAACGCTGCAGGCTGCTTAG
- a CDS encoding cation-translocating P-type ATPase, with protein sequence MAQRLPDTLPAGLASAEVLQQRQKFGSNTLAQPSRNGLLTSLRHVVAEPMFVLLVLTAGLYLLIGSRAEAYVLLGATALVAGISLYQEARSDRALQALQALTQPRARVRRAGEWAEVAASEIVVNDILVVAEGEQVAADGVLVQAHDLLTDESFLTGESMPVAKTADGKQQVFAGSAVTRGEAVARVTAVGDRTRLGRIGGLIREVEAPATPLQRQISGFVRRMALVGAGAFVVVWGYNWWESGSLVHGLLHGLTLAMAVLPEEIPVALSAFMALGAWRLMRQGILTKQPQTVETLGSATVIGVDKTGTITQNRMTLSQLYCPGAEGAQVFEASSAPLTPAQTELLAAAMWASEPQPFDPMEQALHQAYAATATPDARPAYQLVHEYPLGGQPPMMTHVFADVAGHRIVAAKGAPEGIIARCQLAAPEQAAALAALQAMAVAGLRVLGVCVSTCKANSYPSTQEGFAWQFVGLVGFSDPPKASSAAVLRQFYEAGVAVKMITGDNAVTAAAIAQQVGLHRPEPVLTGTDVMDLDEPTLRRRVGEVNLFARMFPEAKLRVIEALKTNGEVVAMTGDGVNDAPALKAAHIGVAMGRRGTELARQAAALVLLDDELTGMVTAIGFGRKIYHNLTKAVQYIIAIHIPLILAVLVPSVLSWRFPVLLGPVHVIFLELLMGPTCSIVFENEPMEPGTLQEPPRPVNATFLSFQELSGSLAQGLVVAVGVIGLGYYAQNQGYSEVLVRTLVFTTLVLANALLTLVSRSRTLTLRTTWRYTNPLLPAVVGFTLVLLALCLLVPALQHLFDLQSLTWRQLAVCAAVAAASTGWFEVYKAFKK encoded by the coding sequence ATGGCACAGCGACTTCCCGATACGCTGCCCGCCGGCCTGGCTTCGGCGGAAGTACTACAACAGCGGCAAAAATTCGGCTCCAACACGCTAGCCCAGCCCAGCCGCAACGGCCTCCTGACCAGCCTGCGCCACGTCGTCGCGGAGCCCATGTTTGTGCTGCTCGTGCTCACGGCAGGGCTGTATCTGCTCATCGGCAGCCGGGCCGAAGCCTACGTGCTGCTGGGTGCCACGGCCTTGGTGGCGGGCATTTCGCTGTACCAAGAGGCGCGCAGCGACCGGGCGTTGCAGGCGTTGCAGGCCCTCACGCAGCCCCGCGCCCGCGTGCGCCGGGCCGGTGAATGGGCGGAGGTAGCGGCCTCCGAAATCGTGGTAAACGACATACTGGTGGTGGCCGAAGGCGAACAAGTAGCCGCCGACGGTGTGTTGGTGCAAGCCCATGATCTGCTGACCGACGAGTCGTTTCTGACGGGCGAGTCGATGCCGGTGGCCAAAACAGCCGACGGCAAGCAGCAAGTGTTTGCAGGCTCGGCCGTAACCCGCGGCGAAGCGGTTGCCCGCGTCACGGCCGTCGGCGACCGCACCCGCCTGGGTCGCATTGGAGGGCTTATTCGGGAAGTAGAAGCGCCCGCCACGCCCTTGCAGCGGCAGATTTCTGGCTTCGTGCGCCGGATGGCCCTGGTGGGAGCCGGGGCTTTTGTGGTAGTGTGGGGCTACAATTGGTGGGAATCGGGCAGCTTGGTGCACGGCCTGCTTCACGGCCTGACGCTGGCCATGGCCGTGCTGCCCGAAGAGATTCCGGTGGCGCTTTCGGCGTTTATGGCCCTGGGCGCGTGGCGTCTCATGCGCCAGGGCATTCTGACCAAGCAGCCGCAAACTGTAGAAACGCTGGGCTCAGCCACCGTCATCGGGGTAGATAAAACCGGGACCATCACGCAGAATCGCATGACGCTGAGCCAGTTGTATTGCCCTGGTGCGGAGGGCGCACAGGTTTTCGAAGCAAGCTCAGCGCCTCTAACCCCTGCCCAGACGGAGCTGCTGGCCGCCGCCATGTGGGCCAGCGAGCCCCAGCCCTTCGACCCGATGGAGCAGGCCCTGCACCAAGCCTACGCCGCCACCGCTACTCCCGACGCCCGGCCCGCGTACCAGCTCGTGCACGAATACCCGCTCGGCGGTCAGCCGCCCATGATGACGCACGTTTTTGCCGACGTCGCTGGCCACCGGATTGTGGCCGCCAAAGGCGCTCCAGAAGGGATTATCGCCCGATGTCAGCTTGCGGCGCCAGAACAGGCTGCCGCTTTGGCTGCGCTCCAGGCCATGGCCGTGGCCGGCTTGCGGGTATTGGGTGTTTGTGTAAGCACTTGTAAAGCAAATAGTTATCCATCTACTCAAGAAGGCTTTGCTTGGCAGTTTGTAGGCTTGGTTGGGTTCAGCGATCCGCCCAAAGCCAGCTCGGCGGCGGTGTTGCGGCAGTTTTACGAGGCGGGAGTTGCGGTGAAGATGATCACCGGCGACAACGCCGTTACGGCCGCTGCCATTGCCCAACAGGTGGGCCTGCACCGTCCCGAGCCTGTGCTCACCGGCACCGACGTCATGGATCTGGACGAGCCTACGCTCCGGCGCCGCGTGGGCGAAGTCAACCTGTTTGCCCGCATGTTTCCCGAAGCCAAGCTGCGCGTGATCGAGGCCCTGAAGACCAACGGGGAGGTAGTCGCCATGACCGGCGACGGCGTCAACGACGCGCCGGCCCTGAAAGCCGCTCATATCGGCGTGGCCATGGGCCGCCGCGGCACCGAGCTGGCCCGCCAGGCCGCGGCGCTGGTGCTCCTCGACGACGAGCTGACGGGCATGGTCACGGCCATTGGGTTTGGCCGCAAGATCTACCACAACCTCACCAAAGCCGTGCAGTACATCATCGCCATCCACATCCCGCTGATTTTGGCGGTGCTGGTGCCGTCGGTGCTTTCGTGGCGGTTTCCGGTGCTGCTGGGACCGGTGCACGTTATTTTTCTGGAATTATTGATGGGCCCAACCTGCTCGATAGTGTTTGAAAACGAGCCCATGGAACCCGGCACGCTGCAAGAGCCCCCGCGTCCGGTCAATGCCACATTCTTGTCTTTCCAGGAGCTCAGTGGGAGCTTGGCGCAGGGCCTTGTGGTGGCTGTAGGCGTTATTGGTTTGGGCTATTATGCACAAAATCAGGGCTATAGCGAAGTGCTTGTCCGCACGTTGGTTTTCACCACTCTGGTACTGGCCAACGCCCTACTGACGCTCGTCAGCCGGTCCCGCACCCTCACGCTGCGCACGACGTGGCGTTACACCAATCCGTTGCTGCCTGCTGTGGTGGGTTTCACGCTGGTGCTGCTAGCCCTGTGCCTGTTGGTGCCCGCCCTGCAGCATCTATTTGATTTGCAGTCGCTTACGTGGCGTCAGCTGGCGGTGTGCGCGGCTGTGGCTGCCGCGAGCACAGGTTGGTTTGAAGTGTACAAAGCCTTTAAGAAATGA
- a CDS encoding universal stress protein produces the protein MTQNLAQTMPSAVPAEDKPVLSLIVLTNFMPAAHRAIRYAAELATPIGAQVVLLHVREVSELEGELLPHDPEREGELRMAVQTLADELYKPASIELVPDLQFSTAAALAKRYAPALFVLGRTEESAEEGLVNTAVLEVLRTGQFPLLLVPETYHGAATPKQVLVAADGEPFTLDKPKAALQLLKEIEPRMTVVTVSMVEDDEVCAAALHQVKVNGLADAASHTTLEVVKHAFPVHGILKAVTQTGAEMVVLLARRRSFLGAMFHRSVTNRLLSTCPVPMLVLPTTDS, from the coding sequence ATGACCCAGAACCTGGCCCAGACCATGCCCTCGGCCGTGCCCGCCGAAGACAAGCCCGTCCTCTCTTTGATAGTGCTGACCAACTTTATGCCGGCTGCGCACCGGGCCATTCGCTACGCGGCCGAGCTGGCCACCCCCATCGGGGCGCAAGTGGTGCTCCTGCACGTGCGCGAGGTTTCGGAACTCGAAGGCGAACTGCTGCCGCATGACCCCGAACGTGAGGGCGAGCTGCGCATGGCCGTTCAGACGCTGGCCGACGAACTCTACAAGCCCGCCAGCATCGAGCTGGTGCCGGATTTGCAGTTCTCCACGGCGGCGGCCCTTGCCAAGCGCTACGCTCCGGCCCTGTTTGTGCTGGGTCGCACCGAGGAATCTGCTGAGGAAGGCTTGGTGAACACGGCCGTGCTGGAAGTGCTGCGCACCGGGCAGTTCCCGTTGTTGCTGGTGCCGGAAACGTACCACGGTGCCGCTACGCCGAAGCAGGTGCTGGTAGCCGCCGACGGCGAGCCGTTTACGCTGGACAAGCCCAAGGCCGCTTTGCAGCTGCTCAAGGAAATCGAGCCGCGGATGACGGTCGTAACCGTGTCGATGGTGGAAGACGACGAAGTCTGCGCAGCCGCGCTGCACCAAGTGAAGGTCAACGGCCTCGCCGATGCGGCCAGCCACACCACGCTGGAAGTGGTAAAACACGCATTTCCGGTGCACGGCATCCTCAAAGCCGTAACCCAAACGGGAGCCGAAATGGTCGTGCTGCTGGCTCGCCGGCGCAGCTTTCTGGGCGCGATGTTTCACCGCAGCGTGACCAACCGGCTGCTGAGCACTTGCCCCGTACCGATGCTCGTGCTGCCCACCACCGACTCCTGA